A genomic stretch from Eptesicus fuscus isolate TK198812 chromosome 15, DD_ASM_mEF_20220401, whole genome shotgun sequence includes:
- the PKN3 gene encoding serine/threonine-protein kinase N3 isoform X2 — translation MASGEPGPGRRPPEDEREVIRRAIQKELKIKEGVENLRRAATDRRHLGHVQQLLRTSNRRLEQLHGELQELHARILLPGPPAEPAAPGPRPPAEQPRARHLEALQRQLQVELKVKQGAENMTHTYASGTPKGRKLLAAAQQMLRDSQLKVALLRMKISSLEASGSPEPGPELLAEELRHRLRIEAAVAEGAKNVVKLLGGRRMQDRKALAEAQAQLQESSQKLDLLRLALEQLLERLPPAHPLRGRVARELRTAVSGNPQPSGTLVKPIAMTGTLQVHLLGCEQLLTAVPGRSPVTALARSPSQGWLRGRARQQRGTGELASEVLAVLKVDNRIVGQTGWGPVAQQSWDQTFVIPLERARELEIGVRWRDWRQLCAVAFLRLEDFLDNACHQLTLSLVPQGLLFAQVTFCDPVIERRPRLQRQKRIFSKRRGQDFLRASQMNLSMAAWGRLVMNLLPPCSSPSTISPPKGCPRTPATPRGATSPASPSGFPPKKTPLGEEMRPPPKPPRLYLPREPALEETPRTKRPHMEPRTRLGSSPPASPTRKPPRLQDFRCLAVLGRGHFGKVLLVQFKGTGKYYAIKALKKQEVLSRDEIESLYCEKRILQAVGRTGHPFLLSLLACFQTSSHACFVTEFAPGGDLMMQIHEDVFPEPQARFYLACVVLGLQFLHEKKIIYRDLKLDNLLLDAQGFLKIADFGLCKEGIGFGDRTSTFCGTPEFLAPEVLTQEAYTRAVDWWGLGVLLYEMLVGECPFPGDTEEEVFDCIVNAEAPYPRFLSVQGLELIQKLLQKCPEKRLGAGEQDAEEIKTQPFFGTTDWQALLARAVQPPFAPTLCGPTDLRYFEGEFTGLPPALTPPDPRGPLTARQQAAFRDFDFVAERFLEP, via the exons ATGGCGAGCGGAGAG cccgggcctggcCGGCGGCCCCCAGAGGACGAGAGAGAGGTGATCCGCCGGGCCATCCAGAAGGAGCTGAAAATCAAGGAGGGTGTGGAGAACCTGCGGCGGGCGGCCACGGACCGCCGCCACCTGGGCCACGTGCAGCAGCTCCTCCGGACCTCCAACCGCCGCCTGGAGCAGCTGCATGGGGAGCTCCAGGAGCTGCACGCCCGCATCCTGCTGCCGGGCCCCCCAGCTG AACCTGCGGCCCCGGGACCCCGGCCTCCGGCAGAGCAGCCCAGGGCCCGGCACCTGGAGGCTCTCCAGAGGCAGCTGCAGGTGGAGCTGAAGGTGAAGCAGGGGGCTGAGAACATGACCCACACGTACGCCAGCGGCACACCCAAG GGGAGGAAGCTCTTGGCAGCTGCTCAGCAGATGCTGCGGGACAGCCAGCTGAAGGTGGCCCTGCTGCGAATGAAGATCAGCAGCCTGGAGGCCAGTGGGTCCCCCGAGCCAG gtcctgaACTGCTGGCGGAGGAGCTGAGGCACCGGCTGCGCATTGAGGCTGCCGTGGCCGAGGGGGCCAAGAACGTGGTGAAGCTGCTGGGTGGCCGGCGAATGCAAGACCGCAAGGCGCTGGCCGAG GCTCAGGCCCAGCTCCAGGAGTCCTCCCAGAAACTGGACCTCCTGCGGCTGGCCTTGGAGCAGCTGCTGGAGagactgcctcctgctcaccctctGCGTGGCAGAGTGGCCCGGGAGCTGCGGACTGCTGTgtctgggaaccctcagcctTCAGGGACGCTTGTAAAGCCCATCGCCATGACAG ggacaCTGCAGGTCCACCTCCTGGGCTGTGAGCAGCTGCTGACAGCTGTGCCCGGCCGGTCCCCGGTGACCGCGCTGGCCAGGagcccctcccagggctggcttCGGGGCAGAGCCAGGCAGCAGCGTGGCACAGGCGAGCTGGCCA GTGAGGTGCTGGCCGTGCTAAAGGTGGACAATCGCATCGTGGGCCAGACGGGCTGGGGACCGGTAGCCCAGCAGTCCTGGGACCAGACCTTTGTCATCCCCCTGGAGCGG GCCCGAGAGCTGGAGATCGGGGTGCGCTGGCGGGACTGGCGACAGCTGTGCGCCGTGGCCTTCCTGCGGCTGGAGGACTTCCTGGACAATGCTTGTCACCAGCTCACGCTCAGCCTGGTGCCCCAGGGGCTGCTGTTTGCCCag GTAACCTTCTGTGACCCCGTCATTGAGAGGAGGCCGCGGCTGCAGAGGCAGAAACGCATTTTCTCTAAACGCAGGG GTCAGGACTTCCTGAGGGCTTCCCAGATGAACCTCAGCATGGCAGCCTGGGGGCGCTTGGTCATGAACCTGCTGCCCCCCTGCAGCTCCCCAAGCACGATCAGCCCTCCCAAAGGGTGCCCCCGGACCCCGGCCACACCTCGGGGGGCCACCAGCCCTGCCTCGCCCAG TGGTTTCCCACCCAAGAAGACCCCGTTGGGAGAAGAGATGAGGCCCCCACCCAAGCCCCCACGCCTCTACCTGCCCCGGGAGCCAGCCCTGGAGGAGACGCCG CGCACCAAACGCCCCCACATGGAGCCCAGGACTCGACTGGGGTCATCTCCGCCAGCCTCCCCGACCAG GAAACCCCCACGGCTTCAGGACTTCCGCTGCTTGGCTGTGCTGGGCCGGGGACACTTCGGGAAG GTTCTCCTGGTGCAGTTCAAGGGGACGGGGAAATACTACGCCATCAAAGCGCTGAAGAAGCAGGAGGTGCTGAGCCGGGACGAGATAGAAAG cctgtaCTGCGAGAAGCGGATCCTGCAGGCTGTGGGCCGCACGGGACATCCCTTCCTGCTGTCCCTCCTTGCCTGCTTCCAGACCTCCAGCCACGCCTGCTTCGTGACCGAGTTCGCGCCCGGTGGTGACCTCATGATGCAGATCCACGAGGACGTtttccctgagccccaggcccg GTTCTACCTGGCCTGTGTGGTCCTGGGACTGCAGTTCTTGCACGAGAAGAAAATCATTTACAG ggacctCAAGTTGGATAATCTTCTGCTGGATGCCCAGGGTTTCCTGAAGATCGCAGACTTTGGACTATGTAAGGAAG GGATTGGCTTTGGGGATCGGACCAGCACCTTCTGTGGCACCCCAGAGTTCCTGGCCCCCGAGGTGCTGACCCAGGAGGCCTACACACGGGCCGTGGACTGGTGGGGGCTGGGCGTGCTGCTGTATGAGATGCTGGTGGGTGAG TGCCCGTTCCCAGGGGACACCGAGGAGGAGGTGTTTGACTGCATCGTCAACGCGGAAGCCCCGTATCCCCGCTTTCTGTCGGTGCAAGGACTCGAGCTCATTCAGAAG CTCCTCCAGAAATGCCCGGAGAAGCGCCTGGGGGCAGGCGAGCAGGATGCTGAGGAGATCAAGACCCAGCCTTTCTTCGGG ACCACTGACTGGCAGGCTCTGCTGGCCCGCGCTGTCCAGCCCCCCTTCGCACCCACCCTCTGCGGGCCCACAGATCTGCGCTACTTTGAGGGCGAGTTCACGGGACTGCCGCCTGCCCTGACCCCGCCGGACCCCCGCGGCCCCCTCACTGCCCGCCAGCAGGCCGCCTTCCGGGACTTCGACTTTGTGGCAGAGCGATTCCTGGAGCCCTGA
- the PKN3 gene encoding serine/threonine-protein kinase N3 isoform X3 gives MEEEEARRQPGPGRRPPEDEREVIRRAIQKELKIKEGVENLRRAATDRRHLGHVQQLLRTSNRRLEQLHGELQELHARILLPGPPAEPAAPGPRPPAEQPRARHLEALQRQLQVELKVKQGAENMTHTYASGTPKGRKLLAAAQQMLRDSQLKVALLRMKISSLEASGSPEPGPELLAEELRHRLRIEAAVAEGAKNVVKLLGGRRMQDRKALAEAQAQLQESSQKLDLLRLALEQLLERLPPAHPLRGRVARELRTAVSGNPQPSGTLVKPIAMTGTLQVHLLGCEQLLTAVPGRSPVTALARSPSQGWLRGRARQQRGTGELASEVLAVLKVDNRIVGQTGWGPVAQQSWDQTFVIPLERARELEIGVRWRDWRQLCAVAFLRLEDFLDNACHQLTLSLVPQGLLFAQVTFCDPVIERRPRLQRQKRIFSKRRGQDFLRASQMNLSMAAWGRLVMNLLPPCSSPSTISPPKGCPRTPATPRGATSPASPSGFPPKKTPLGEEMRPPPKPPRLYLPREPALEETPRTKRPHMEPRTRLGSSPPASPTRKPPRLQDFRCLAVLGRGHFGKVLLVQFKGTGKYYAIKALKKQEVLSRDEIESLYCEKRILQAVGRTGHPFLLSLLACFQTSSHACFVTEFAPGGDLMMQIHEDVFPEPQARFYLACVVLGLQFLHEKKIIYRDLKLDNLLLDAQGFLKIADFGLCKEGIGFGDRTSTFCGTPEFLAPEVLTQEAYTRAVDWWGLGVLLYEMLVGECPFPGDTEEEVFDCIVNAEAPYPRFLSVQGLELIQKLLQKCPEKRLGAGEQDAEEIKTQPFFGICATLRASSRDCRLP, from the exons cccgggcctggcCGGCGGCCCCCAGAGGACGAGAGAGAGGTGATCCGCCGGGCCATCCAGAAGGAGCTGAAAATCAAGGAGGGTGTGGAGAACCTGCGGCGGGCGGCCACGGACCGCCGCCACCTGGGCCACGTGCAGCAGCTCCTCCGGACCTCCAACCGCCGCCTGGAGCAGCTGCATGGGGAGCTCCAGGAGCTGCACGCCCGCATCCTGCTGCCGGGCCCCCCAGCTG AACCTGCGGCCCCGGGACCCCGGCCTCCGGCAGAGCAGCCCAGGGCCCGGCACCTGGAGGCTCTCCAGAGGCAGCTGCAGGTGGAGCTGAAGGTGAAGCAGGGGGCTGAGAACATGACCCACACGTACGCCAGCGGCACACCCAAG GGGAGGAAGCTCTTGGCAGCTGCTCAGCAGATGCTGCGGGACAGCCAGCTGAAGGTGGCCCTGCTGCGAATGAAGATCAGCAGCCTGGAGGCCAGTGGGTCCCCCGAGCCAG gtcctgaACTGCTGGCGGAGGAGCTGAGGCACCGGCTGCGCATTGAGGCTGCCGTGGCCGAGGGGGCCAAGAACGTGGTGAAGCTGCTGGGTGGCCGGCGAATGCAAGACCGCAAGGCGCTGGCCGAG GCTCAGGCCCAGCTCCAGGAGTCCTCCCAGAAACTGGACCTCCTGCGGCTGGCCTTGGAGCAGCTGCTGGAGagactgcctcctgctcaccctctGCGTGGCAGAGTGGCCCGGGAGCTGCGGACTGCTGTgtctgggaaccctcagcctTCAGGGACGCTTGTAAAGCCCATCGCCATGACAG ggacaCTGCAGGTCCACCTCCTGGGCTGTGAGCAGCTGCTGACAGCTGTGCCCGGCCGGTCCCCGGTGACCGCGCTGGCCAGGagcccctcccagggctggcttCGGGGCAGAGCCAGGCAGCAGCGTGGCACAGGCGAGCTGGCCA GTGAGGTGCTGGCCGTGCTAAAGGTGGACAATCGCATCGTGGGCCAGACGGGCTGGGGACCGGTAGCCCAGCAGTCCTGGGACCAGACCTTTGTCATCCCCCTGGAGCGG GCCCGAGAGCTGGAGATCGGGGTGCGCTGGCGGGACTGGCGACAGCTGTGCGCCGTGGCCTTCCTGCGGCTGGAGGACTTCCTGGACAATGCTTGTCACCAGCTCACGCTCAGCCTGGTGCCCCAGGGGCTGCTGTTTGCCCag GTAACCTTCTGTGACCCCGTCATTGAGAGGAGGCCGCGGCTGCAGAGGCAGAAACGCATTTTCTCTAAACGCAGGG GTCAGGACTTCCTGAGGGCTTCCCAGATGAACCTCAGCATGGCAGCCTGGGGGCGCTTGGTCATGAACCTGCTGCCCCCCTGCAGCTCCCCAAGCACGATCAGCCCTCCCAAAGGGTGCCCCCGGACCCCGGCCACACCTCGGGGGGCCACCAGCCCTGCCTCGCCCAG TGGTTTCCCACCCAAGAAGACCCCGTTGGGAGAAGAGATGAGGCCCCCACCCAAGCCCCCACGCCTCTACCTGCCCCGGGAGCCAGCCCTGGAGGAGACGCCG CGCACCAAACGCCCCCACATGGAGCCCAGGACTCGACTGGGGTCATCTCCGCCAGCCTCCCCGACCAG GAAACCCCCACGGCTTCAGGACTTCCGCTGCTTGGCTGTGCTGGGCCGGGGACACTTCGGGAAG GTTCTCCTGGTGCAGTTCAAGGGGACGGGGAAATACTACGCCATCAAAGCGCTGAAGAAGCAGGAGGTGCTGAGCCGGGACGAGATAGAAAG cctgtaCTGCGAGAAGCGGATCCTGCAGGCTGTGGGCCGCACGGGACATCCCTTCCTGCTGTCCCTCCTTGCCTGCTTCCAGACCTCCAGCCACGCCTGCTTCGTGACCGAGTTCGCGCCCGGTGGTGACCTCATGATGCAGATCCACGAGGACGTtttccctgagccccaggcccg GTTCTACCTGGCCTGTGTGGTCCTGGGACTGCAGTTCTTGCACGAGAAGAAAATCATTTACAG ggacctCAAGTTGGATAATCTTCTGCTGGATGCCCAGGGTTTCCTGAAGATCGCAGACTTTGGACTATGTAAGGAAG GGATTGGCTTTGGGGATCGGACCAGCACCTTCTGTGGCACCCCAGAGTTCCTGGCCCCCGAGGTGCTGACCCAGGAGGCCTACACACGGGCCGTGGACTGGTGGGGGCTGGGCGTGCTGCTGTATGAGATGCTGGTGGGTGAG TGCCCGTTCCCAGGGGACACCGAGGAGGAGGTGTTTGACTGCATCGTCAACGCGGAAGCCCCGTATCCCCGCTTTCTGTCGGTGCAAGGACTCGAGCTCATTCAGAAG CTCCTCCAGAAATGCCCGGAGAAGCGCCTGGGGGCAGGCGAGCAGGATGCTGAGGAGATCAAGACCCAGCCTTTCTTCGGG ATCTGCGCTACTTTGAGGGCGAGTTCACGGGACTGCCGCCTGCCCTGA
- the PKN3 gene encoding serine/threonine-protein kinase N3 isoform X1, translating into MEEEEARRQPGPGRRPPEDEREVIRRAIQKELKIKEGVENLRRAATDRRHLGHVQQLLRTSNRRLEQLHGELQELHARILLPGPPAEPAAPGPRPPAEQPRARHLEALQRQLQVELKVKQGAENMTHTYASGTPKGRKLLAAAQQMLRDSQLKVALLRMKISSLEASGSPEPGPELLAEELRHRLRIEAAVAEGAKNVVKLLGGRRMQDRKALAEAQAQLQESSQKLDLLRLALEQLLERLPPAHPLRGRVARELRTAVSGNPQPSGTLVKPIAMTGTLQVHLLGCEQLLTAVPGRSPVTALARSPSQGWLRGRARQQRGTGELASEVLAVLKVDNRIVGQTGWGPVAQQSWDQTFVIPLERARELEIGVRWRDWRQLCAVAFLRLEDFLDNACHQLTLSLVPQGLLFAQVTFCDPVIERRPRLQRQKRIFSKRRGQDFLRASQMNLSMAAWGRLVMNLLPPCSSPSTISPPKGCPRTPATPRGATSPASPSGFPPKKTPLGEEMRPPPKPPRLYLPREPALEETPRTKRPHMEPRTRLGSSPPASPTRKPPRLQDFRCLAVLGRGHFGKVLLVQFKGTGKYYAIKALKKQEVLSRDEIESLYCEKRILQAVGRTGHPFLLSLLACFQTSSHACFVTEFAPGGDLMMQIHEDVFPEPQARFYLACVVLGLQFLHEKKIIYRDLKLDNLLLDAQGFLKIADFGLCKEGIGFGDRTSTFCGTPEFLAPEVLTQEAYTRAVDWWGLGVLLYEMLVGECPFPGDTEEEVFDCIVNAEAPYPRFLSVQGLELIQKLLQKCPEKRLGAGEQDAEEIKTQPFFGTTDWQALLARAVQPPFAPTLCGPTDLRYFEGEFTGLPPALTPPDPRGPLTARQQAAFRDFDFVAERFLEP; encoded by the exons cccgggcctggcCGGCGGCCCCCAGAGGACGAGAGAGAGGTGATCCGCCGGGCCATCCAGAAGGAGCTGAAAATCAAGGAGGGTGTGGAGAACCTGCGGCGGGCGGCCACGGACCGCCGCCACCTGGGCCACGTGCAGCAGCTCCTCCGGACCTCCAACCGCCGCCTGGAGCAGCTGCATGGGGAGCTCCAGGAGCTGCACGCCCGCATCCTGCTGCCGGGCCCCCCAGCTG AACCTGCGGCCCCGGGACCCCGGCCTCCGGCAGAGCAGCCCAGGGCCCGGCACCTGGAGGCTCTCCAGAGGCAGCTGCAGGTGGAGCTGAAGGTGAAGCAGGGGGCTGAGAACATGACCCACACGTACGCCAGCGGCACACCCAAG GGGAGGAAGCTCTTGGCAGCTGCTCAGCAGATGCTGCGGGACAGCCAGCTGAAGGTGGCCCTGCTGCGAATGAAGATCAGCAGCCTGGAGGCCAGTGGGTCCCCCGAGCCAG gtcctgaACTGCTGGCGGAGGAGCTGAGGCACCGGCTGCGCATTGAGGCTGCCGTGGCCGAGGGGGCCAAGAACGTGGTGAAGCTGCTGGGTGGCCGGCGAATGCAAGACCGCAAGGCGCTGGCCGAG GCTCAGGCCCAGCTCCAGGAGTCCTCCCAGAAACTGGACCTCCTGCGGCTGGCCTTGGAGCAGCTGCTGGAGagactgcctcctgctcaccctctGCGTGGCAGAGTGGCCCGGGAGCTGCGGACTGCTGTgtctgggaaccctcagcctTCAGGGACGCTTGTAAAGCCCATCGCCATGACAG ggacaCTGCAGGTCCACCTCCTGGGCTGTGAGCAGCTGCTGACAGCTGTGCCCGGCCGGTCCCCGGTGACCGCGCTGGCCAGGagcccctcccagggctggcttCGGGGCAGAGCCAGGCAGCAGCGTGGCACAGGCGAGCTGGCCA GTGAGGTGCTGGCCGTGCTAAAGGTGGACAATCGCATCGTGGGCCAGACGGGCTGGGGACCGGTAGCCCAGCAGTCCTGGGACCAGACCTTTGTCATCCCCCTGGAGCGG GCCCGAGAGCTGGAGATCGGGGTGCGCTGGCGGGACTGGCGACAGCTGTGCGCCGTGGCCTTCCTGCGGCTGGAGGACTTCCTGGACAATGCTTGTCACCAGCTCACGCTCAGCCTGGTGCCCCAGGGGCTGCTGTTTGCCCag GTAACCTTCTGTGACCCCGTCATTGAGAGGAGGCCGCGGCTGCAGAGGCAGAAACGCATTTTCTCTAAACGCAGGG GTCAGGACTTCCTGAGGGCTTCCCAGATGAACCTCAGCATGGCAGCCTGGGGGCGCTTGGTCATGAACCTGCTGCCCCCCTGCAGCTCCCCAAGCACGATCAGCCCTCCCAAAGGGTGCCCCCGGACCCCGGCCACACCTCGGGGGGCCACCAGCCCTGCCTCGCCCAG TGGTTTCCCACCCAAGAAGACCCCGTTGGGAGAAGAGATGAGGCCCCCACCCAAGCCCCCACGCCTCTACCTGCCCCGGGAGCCAGCCCTGGAGGAGACGCCG CGCACCAAACGCCCCCACATGGAGCCCAGGACTCGACTGGGGTCATCTCCGCCAGCCTCCCCGACCAG GAAACCCCCACGGCTTCAGGACTTCCGCTGCTTGGCTGTGCTGGGCCGGGGACACTTCGGGAAG GTTCTCCTGGTGCAGTTCAAGGGGACGGGGAAATACTACGCCATCAAAGCGCTGAAGAAGCAGGAGGTGCTGAGCCGGGACGAGATAGAAAG cctgtaCTGCGAGAAGCGGATCCTGCAGGCTGTGGGCCGCACGGGACATCCCTTCCTGCTGTCCCTCCTTGCCTGCTTCCAGACCTCCAGCCACGCCTGCTTCGTGACCGAGTTCGCGCCCGGTGGTGACCTCATGATGCAGATCCACGAGGACGTtttccctgagccccaggcccg GTTCTACCTGGCCTGTGTGGTCCTGGGACTGCAGTTCTTGCACGAGAAGAAAATCATTTACAG ggacctCAAGTTGGATAATCTTCTGCTGGATGCCCAGGGTTTCCTGAAGATCGCAGACTTTGGACTATGTAAGGAAG GGATTGGCTTTGGGGATCGGACCAGCACCTTCTGTGGCACCCCAGAGTTCCTGGCCCCCGAGGTGCTGACCCAGGAGGCCTACACACGGGCCGTGGACTGGTGGGGGCTGGGCGTGCTGCTGTATGAGATGCTGGTGGGTGAG TGCCCGTTCCCAGGGGACACCGAGGAGGAGGTGTTTGACTGCATCGTCAACGCGGAAGCCCCGTATCCCCGCTTTCTGTCGGTGCAAGGACTCGAGCTCATTCAGAAG CTCCTCCAGAAATGCCCGGAGAAGCGCCTGGGGGCAGGCGAGCAGGATGCTGAGGAGATCAAGACCCAGCCTTTCTTCGGG ACCACTGACTGGCAGGCTCTGCTGGCCCGCGCTGTCCAGCCCCCCTTCGCACCCACCCTCTGCGGGCCCACAGATCTGCGCTACTTTGAGGGCGAGTTCACGGGACTGCCGCCTGCCCTGACCCCGCCGGACCCCCGCGGCCCCCTCACTGCCCGCCAGCAGGCCGCCTTCCGGGACTTCGACTTTGTGGCAGAGCGATTCCTGGAGCCCTGA